The Uranotaenia lowii strain MFRU-FL unplaced genomic scaffold, ASM2978415v1 HiC_scaffold_448, whole genome shotgun sequence genome includes the window ACGGAACCAAGACGCTGCCGATTAGCTCTTCACATTTCTTGCGCCAGGCTAACCTAGACATACCGGAGGAATTCGACGCTCGCACTCATTGGCCAAACTGTACCTCGATCGGTGATGTCCGCGATCAGGGATGCTGTGGCTCGGCTTCCGTTGTTGCTTCCGTTTCTGTCATGAGTGATCGCTGGTGTGTCAACTTGCCAACCAAGGATAATTTTAACTTCGGAGAGTTTGAGCTGCTGTGCCGCAAGAGAGGACGTGAGAAGGTTTGTAATGGTGCTGACACGGACGATGTCTGGCATTACTGGATCGAGAAGGGTTTGGGAAGCGGGTCTCCTTATGGACAAAAGGGTGCCTGTCATTCGTATCCATTCACGACCTGCAACGGCTTCGAGAAGCCTAAGGAACCGTATTGCGTCAACCTTTGCAGGGATCGCCGATATGGACGTTCCTTGTACGGCATCTGGCATAGTGAGGAAGCCATCAAGGCTGAAATCCTTCGGCACGGACCCGTACTTGCCTCTTTCAATGTCTACGCCGACTTCTCTAGCTACAAAACTGGTGTCTACAAGCGTGTTACTGGAGCAATCTCTGGAACTCATTTGCTCCGGATCATTGGCTGGGGGGTTGAGGATGGCGTCAAGTACTGGCTGGCTGCCAACAGCTGGGGTGCCAACTGGGGAATCGGTGGCTTCGTGAAGTTTGCCCGTGGTTCCAATGAGTGCGGAATCGAATCGAACGTTTTAGCTGGTCTGCCAGACTACGAGAGGCACGAGCGCAGTAACTCGTCTTATTGAGAGAGTGaagtttgtttgaaaacaatTAGCAAATATAAACTTTTCTTGTTAACATggttctataaattttaaaccatggtaaaatcgattttttttctgttgacaAAATGGTTTTTAGGTATCCTTAAGAATAGATTGCTAACCAGAAGGTTGCAAgaattgaaaatgcaaatgtAACAGGTAAGGCATGAAAAATCAGAATAGTCCCAAGATAAATGATTTTGTTCTGAAAGATTTTGCAGATAGGTCTGATATATTTTCGCAAGTAACTAACCGATCGTCACATGAATTTTCGGTAAAGTACTAATGAAGGAAGCAATCTTTAATATATTTCTTGTTCTCAATTATACCATTCGTCAACTTATTGAAGAAGTTGCAAAAGTCCAATACCTATTGaaacgttcgtcgccacgctcattttgattgttttactagccgggcccaaagaaattctcggagcgagaaagCAAACAGGGAGAACTCCActatttgcaacgtgtggcaaAATTGAGCGGCTTACTTGAGTAAGAAAGCGTCAAACGTTTTTTATGCGACTAGGTCTCCCAGGAAATGCACTCGTCAAACGAATATGGGttccatggcgacgaacgtgttaaccaaatctctgtgccgaaaacgCACTGAAAAGTGTATCGTAcaaaagatgatatgattggaataGCACTACTGACATAGAGACTGAAGCTCCCAAGTGAAAtttaagcgaaacaagaaaaatattttatgggatttccatCTTATTGGACAATTCATTAACAAAACAGtttagtgagaatcgaactgtCTGCAACATCGCAGCTTGCTAGTCCTATATCTTATCTAGTACATTATCTGAGTCGATAAGCGAAAgaagattaattttttattgtttattgaaaataatattatctGACAATCATCTACCTCAAATTATGTGTACATATCATGATAGGCATTTTCAGTTTCGTTATTGGGCGACTCCATCCGACGTCTACAAATTTAAAAGGATACATTAAAGTCAAagtgtgaaaataaaatgacgTAGAAAGCATGTTTTTGCGAAACGTAGAGGGTCGTTGCTGGAATAACGCGTGCTTCTAGATTCCAGACCCAAGTAACATAGATTGAGCCAATTGGCTTATTCGagtattaaaattgttttataaagacttttccatggcatcaatttttaaaacggatttattgtaacataggaaatgcttcatttatcgtgtgtttcaaagttttgttaaaacttgaataaaacactatcttaagagtgttgtaaaaaagttgcgAAAGTATTGcttaagcttcaataaaacacatatgTACTTCCCTGTTTTTATTGGAGCTTTGGTACCAGTTAAAGTaatgcgctcaatgcgcttttaaaactagcgttcaagtcaagttgaaaaactgatttATGGAAACAGTTAATGTatgcatgataaaactaagtgacagattatttgacaatcgagaagagtgtatacacgcttaaactttattacctctttttgagatagcttaacctgttttgaaataatcatcactcaaaattgagaaaaacgggctatcaaaattatttaaattaacacatctaaattcatctgaaaaataaaaacaactttgttctattcgcattcaaatttcaaaaccacCGCGAATCAGTTCACATCACTGTTTGCTCAATTCTTAGGGTTCAAATAAAAGCACACTGTTAATAATCGTTTTTTGTGATTCGGTAAGAATAAATGTAATACACAATTAATTTACAAGTACGCCGAATACAGTAGTTATTTTCCATCTCTGTTTTTCAATGCGAAGTTAATCTATATTTACGTCATCCATTTCAGAGTTTACAAAATTCTTTCCGGATAAACCGCCCAtgacaattttcagaaaactgGAGCCACCGGCTTCTCCTCAGAAAAGACGGAGAAATTTAGTATCATCACAAgcgaaaatgctcattctaaGCTATCGGcagcctcaacaagtttcagatgaaTTAAACAGAATGAAATCAACTATTTAGCAttggccgatcattgaaaattacgatttatttaaatCGTAACGCAGTTCTGATTATCgtaagcaaaacatccgaaGCACGTTTAATAGAATCtttttatcgcttccaattgcaACAATAACCATTATTGTTTGATATACTGTTTACAGGAAAGCTACAACTGTTTCAacagttttcaacataacttaaCTACTTATATATTCGACGAACCAGCCCGatgctgaaagtctctataataaagaaaaaaaaacttatatattcaaaatacaatcaTTTCGAGATTCACGATTCAGTCTGGttataatcctcatttatgTGGGTTATTATTTAGCTATGAGGCCAGGCTTTTGATGACAGAAAATTATCTATTCCAGAACAGTCTGTATTTATTTGATAACAATACCTACTTGTAATTTAAAGACAATTGGCCATCCTCTATCTTGGGGGTAGGAGTTGAAAGAAAATACAACCTGCTCGGTTGGTGGTCTAACAGTTACTAATTATAAATTTCTAACTTATTCTACATTATCATAAAATCATGGCATGCTACACATCGCACTTGCTATCTTCATGcttcaacactcctcctcaaggACGATGTTCGGCAGGCCTATCTCCTCCCTCATCTTCTGCAACTTGATCCGGTTCAGGGGTTTTGTCAGCATGTCTGCCAACATATTCTCCGTCAGACAATACTTGACGTTGACGATTCCAGTCCTGGTCAGATCCCGAACGAAATTGTATCGGGTATCGATGCGCTTTGTCCGTCTGGTTTCAACTTCGGCATTCAGCAAACTGATGCAGCTCTGGTTGTCCTCGTGGATGATCACCGGCTGATTGATGTCCTCGCCAAGTCCTTGTATCAGCTTCATGAGCCAGAGTAGCTCCTTGCTAGCTTCAGCGAGTGCAACATATTCCGCTTCGGTGGAAGATAATGTCACACACTCCTGCTTGCGTGCTGTCCAACTGATCGTTCTACCGCCAAGCTTGAACAGAAATCCGGAATTCGACTTCCTGTCCACACGATCGCACGCCCAGTCAGCGTCAGCGTAACCTTCGAGATGACCTTTTCCTCCCAGTCGCAGCTTCAGTCCAGCAGTACACTTCAAATACCGCAAGGCTCGTTTTGCTTCTGTCTAGTCACGTTCCGTTGGTTTGCTGACCTTACGCCCTAGGATAGACGTCGTGAATGCCAGATCGGGCCGTGTGCATACGGCGACGTAGAGTAAACTTCCCACGAGACTCTGGTATTTCTCGATGGTGGCCATTACTTTCTCCTCCTTTTGCTCTGCTGTGACGTAGCCGTGGTCCATCGGAAACGGCAATGGTTTGGCTTGCTCCATCCCAAACTTCGTTAATATTCTCTCGATGTAACTTTCTTGGCTCAACAGGAAACTTCTGTCTTCCTGCCGTTCAACACGGACACCAAGATAATTGCTGACATCGCCCAGACACGAAATCTTGAGATTCTTCTCCAAGCGCTTCCGTACTCGCTCGTACTCCTTGCTGCCGTTGGTGACGATCAGCATGTCATCTACGTAGAGTAGAATGAAGGATTACCTATCGTCTTTCTTCACGAAAAGGCAACTGTCCTCTTCCGTAGTTTCATATCCCAGCTGCTTCAGAACGTCGGTGATGGTCTGGTTCCAGACCCTTCCTGCTTGCTTCAAGCCATATGAATTCCTCCTCAAATGGCACATTTCCGTGGGATTCCCGGATTCGTACCCAGGTGGTTGACGCATGTAGATGATCATCGAGATCTCTCCGTACAAATATGCCGTCTCGATATCGACGTGCTTTACTTGCATCTTTCAACGTGCTGCTACCGACAGGAGTGCCCGAAACGTGGTGTGCTTCGCAACCGGGGCGTAAACCTCGTCGTAGTCAGTACCAAATTTCTGGCTGCATCCCTGGGCAACTAGCCGGGCCTTGTATCTTGCAACATTCCCGCGCTCGTCCAGCTTCTTCTTGAAAATCCACCGACAGCCGACCGGCTTCCGCTTTGGGGGGAGGCTAACGATGTCCCAGGTAGAATTTTCTTGGAGGACAGCATACTTTTCATCCATAGCATTTTTCCAGTGATCCCGTTCGGGACTCGCTAGCGCTTCTGCTAGAGTCCTCGGTTCGAACGTTTGCTGGCTTACCAGGCTGCTGGCTTCGGGAAATCGGGGTGGCGGTATCTCTTTGTTCGATCGGCTTGACACACGTATCGGCGTGCTCGTTGATGGCGATCCACTCGGTGCGTTGAGGGGACGATTAGTTTGAAAATTGTCGGCCGAAGAGAAGCGATATTGAACGATACTTCCATTGCCTTCTTCTTCTTTATGGATACTGCTAGTCGGCATGAAACGAGCATCTCTGCTGTTGATGACGTGCCCGGAGCTCCTGTCCAAGAATCTCTACGCTTTCTGTTGGGTCGAATAACCAACGAAAGTCATCTTCTGCGCTGCTGCATCAAACTTCGTTCGATTCTGCTTCGGTATCCACACGCAGGCTTcttcgattctcttgatttttgctctGTTTTTGTCATCTCTTTGTCAATCACCTGGGAGAAATATGCTTTCTCACACTTAAAACGATCAAGCAGCCCACATTTTACTGGAGAGCATTTCAATCACGCAGTCACCCAATCTCATTCTTGCTAGGAGAAATGTTAATTAGCTTCTCAGTAACTGGCTGAGAAATCAACGATTACAATTCATTTCACTGATTACACGTAGCACTGATTAAGTGTTTTTAGAGTCACACACCAACAGTGCTCTGTCAGAAGAAGAGCGATCATCCgttagataaaaaatttctcCCCGCTCTCTCAGCAGCAGAGGATGAAATATACTCATTTAAAAAAGACTCACAATTATTCGGAGCGAAAAAGTTCACTGTCTCTTTTGAtcaagatgagcaaaatgaagcctgTCTACACGTACGCATCCGCACCAAAAACCTGTACGTGGCTCAGTTCTGGCTTTTCTCCCCACCACGCTTCATAGGGAGTGACGTCCATCGACCTTGTCGGTAGTCGATTCTGCAGTTAGTTGGCCGTGTTCACAGCCTCTGCCCAGTACTTCGTTGGTAGCCCTGCGTCCAGCAGCATGCACCGAGCCATTTAGTTCAGGGAACGATTTTTGCGTTCTGCTGTTCCGTTCTGCTGTGGGGTGTTTGGCGTTGAGAACTGCTGTCTGATTCCTTCTTGCTTGAAAAACCTTTCCAACGACCTGTTCTTGAACTCTCCACCGTTGTCGGAGTGCACGACTTTCGGCGGCCTGCCAAATGTCGTCTTTGCTACCAAAACGAAATCCCTCACGGTTGTGTATCGGGAAAAGTCGTCGGTGACTGTCAGATAACACCGACATCCTCCTGgcgtatcaggtatcaggtatcagaatgggggtaggcttaatagcggcacgttatccaaacatacgggaaaattgtgcctagccttttttttatccaagatttcatcatttacctgagaaacctgaaaaacctataaaaggaagaaataaattcaatctatttaagatggcataaagcctttccactagggattattagcattaaagctcttttctacattcggtaaggaatgatagaatgttttttaagtttaatttcttaaactcagattcgcttaaagcgtaagatcccagagtacgaaaacgtagtctggcaaatgagggacagttacatataagatggaagggatcttccacatctgattcacaactaccacatactggagattcagcacgctgaatgttgtgcatgtgatagttgagtttacaatgaccggagagtgctctgatcaagatgctgcaatgagatttatttaaagttaataagtaactcgatatgattggagatggtttttctaaaaataatttagtttgacgacaagtgtccaactcttcccagtatcgttcatgctggttagaggaccaagtttgaatttggtttctgaaccaacatggtgatattgggacagccggctctggtccgtaaaattccttttccgacccagctctagcgagttcgtcggcgcattcgtttccaaaaattcccttatgtccgggtacccatagaaggtttaatccattgccttcagcaagtacttcgattgctttccggcatgcgattaccagttttgatctagaactggaagcactgagtgatttgatagctgcttggctatctgaacagaaataaattgttctaaacataatcttcttttgaagtgcaatttgcactccatacataatagcatatagctcagcctgaaagactgtacaatattttcctagaggttgagcatattctatgttcaactcgtgacagtaaattcctgcacctgcacggccgtttgataatgaaccgtcagtatagaatacaatatgagaggacatttggtcctctacgaaacctgataaccattcttgaggagaaggaaatttgactttaaaccccatgtagggaaaactactcgagagtgttaaatcgtttggcgctagattaaacttgtttaatctaactaattcaggccacacatttgtatgactcgatgatctttcgatatttcctgacagccagagaccaactgcctgtagacgaaaagcacatgagaaggcttcctgttttaggaacaagtgtagaggtttgatagaaaacagagactctagtgctgcagtgggagttgtagtgaacgatccggacatccccaaaagacacattctttgaaggtgatttagtttagtccgaactgttgcaacttctcctttctgccaccacactagacacccataggccagaattggtcttactattgtggagtaaatccagtgaatatgtttgggtttgagtccccagttttttccgattgcacgtcggcattgtccgaaggccatgcatgcttttttgattctgaattcgatgtgatcagaccagtttaatttggagtcaagaatgacacccaaatatttaacttgatcagacacggtgatttcggaaccataaaacagcagagggcgcaccccgcgggtgatacgttttttagtaaataaaacaatattagtttttagaggattaactgaaagttccacatgagaacaccatcgttcaacagagcgcagagcttgttgcattatatcaaataatgtgcttatgcacaaacctcttaccagcagaagataatcatctgcgaatccataggttggtattccacggtcattgagttttctcaacaagccgtctcctagacatgattctttctgtgaaaaactattttcaatattatgtactacgttgtgcagaagagttaatgttgattttcctgtttggtatgcatgttgtgtcgcattaagcggatgttggacaaggcattcttgcctgatatgatgatcgattaaacgttcaagtgcttttaatagaaatgaactcagactaataggacgaaagcttttggcttcgtcgtatgatgatcgtccccctttagggatgaatttcacggctatctgccgccaaagtttaggaatatatccatgagcaaaactgcttatcattatttttcttaataagtGTTTGAattgatcgaaacctttttgaagcaaaactgggaataaaccgtcacttccaggagatttgtattgagcaaaaccatcgattgcccatttgatcgattctgtagtaactattttccgagcaaaatacaaggaatctagacttccagaaaagaactcaggctctatcgatgaatcttgatcaacacatcctggaaagtgagtattgaatagacaacttaatgtttcttcgtcgtttgatgtataatcaccactaggggttttaaggtatgaaacctgataatcttttgatttggctaagactttatttaacctacttgcttcgtgcaagcctgaaatgtttgtgcagtagctctgccaacttgagcgttcggcagctcttgttgctttccggtaagctctgcgagctaACTTGAacgcatcaaaaccttccgtgcgccttcggttccaagagcgtctgcagttttttcgtaatttactgagatttgagttccaccatggtgaactgtttttgttgaatttcaacgttcgtaagggacacgcttcttcataagaatttacaataatttcggtggtttttgcaaccacttcatccaactcagaaggagtagtaatttcaggtgtatatccatgaaatttagtagcaagatgctccaaatataggtcccaattagttgttcttgggtttctgaatgtaattgtttctaaaaactcacctgagtgttcaaaatagataaacctgtggtcagaaatcgattcttcgttaggcacatgccaatttgaaatttcctgagaaattgttctagaacaaagtgtgatgtcaatcacctcttctctgtcacacctaacaaaagtaggtttatttcctacatttagaatttccaaatcagtgctgcttaaatattccattaaatttaagcctctcagattgatatctgagctaccccatacaaaatgatgggcattggcatcacagccaattacaagaggtatattttgtgattcacagaatgaaatgacattttttaattcatccGTAGGGGacgattgttcatatggtgagtatgctgaacagtagacgtattttctatcaggcagcgaaacctgaacgacgcaaatatctcttgttgttagattgggtataagtgttgcatttaaagaattgtttatcaatatacatgcacgaggcattattcgggcattagtcattccaattacactgaacacagtaaagtttggtttgagcaaattccctgagtaaaaagttccatttcggaaatagggttcttggaccaaggcgattgatgcagttccattaaggattaaacgacataagttcagtgtagcggttcttttgtgctgcagatttatctgtgcaaccttaatagaaagcatttctatcaaagaattccacacatatttccatcacacacaagaacctctgcaccttcatatcgacgcatgaagcggggtatcccatacaggatgaaaattttaaaatcgtgtgtataatctgaatcccacgagttgccagaaaaaatacggccctttgcaccagtgcctggctatagtgcagaccttaataacgttctgcttaagataggattattatacaccctcctacccccactttggggcccgcaggcacagaaccaccttgaaacgggtgtttacaaaatttaggagaatacaactcgtgcatgcgcattaatagcaataagcacaattggtgaatcctccctgaagaaacttggcttggaaccaagccaaggttcccccctcccaatgtgatagtcgcatttgaagaatgactaacgcatatgggaagtactggataagtcgccttttacgacgtggaccagtatcccagtggtagtatgtATCCTGGCGTAACATTTTTCATGGGTCCACATACGTCCACGTGGATCAGGTCCAGCGGCATTTTCGATCGCTTCTTCGTTTTCTTCGGGAACGGAAGTCGTGCAAGTTTACTCTTTTGGCAGCACTCGCACACGGACCGTATGCCACAATCGGTGATCTTTATGCCGGTCGCTAGCTTCTTTTTGAACAGCTCCGTCGTTGTCTCGATGACCCATCTTTCTGTGCCACGCGTACTGGCAATTCTGCGTGTGCGTTTTCTCTTCTACCTTCATCGCGATGTGGACGTTCTTGATGCAAAACAACCCACCGGCCACAACTGCCACAGCTGCAACTTGCGTCCCTTTCATGATCCTGCAGTTCTTGGTGTCGAAAATCACCTCACCGCCCTTAACAACCAGCTTGCGCACCGAGATCAGGTTGGTCACCAGATTCGGTACGAACAAAGTATCCGAAAGCGTAATTGTGCGTTTTTTGCTTTCCAGATCGCAGCAACCCACTTTGCATGTCCCTTTGCCCTTCGCAGCTGTCATCGTCCCGTCGGCCAGCGTGACGTTTTCGTTGATGGTTTCATCCAGGTCCAGAAAGAAATCTCGTTCGGCGCACATGTGGGATGTCGCCCCGGAGTCGACGAACCAGTTTCCGGTGTGTTCAGTCCGCTTCGTCTTGAAAGCACAATTTCCATTCGTCGCTTCACGCACGGCCTTCGGTCTGGGTGGATTTTTCCGGTTTTTCTGGTCGCTCCTGGGGTCATTTTCCTGGTCGCTTGCTTGCTTGCGGCAATCCCTCTGCTTATGGCCCGACGTCTGACAATAATGGCAGACAATTGGCTTCTTACCAGATCCAACCTTCAGAACGGATTCCGGATCGTAGCTTCCCTGCTTCGTCACCTCGTCGATCAGCTTGGTTTTCACGATCTCTAACGTAAGTTCGTTGTCCGCCCGGCTCTCCAACGCGGTCGTCAGGGCTTTGAACGATTTCGGTAGGCTACTCAGCACCAGCGCAATCTGCAGTTTTTAGTCGAGCTTCAACCCGACCACGGATAAGCGGTCGAAAACTTCTTCCATGTCGGCGCCTTCACAGAATCGCTTGGAGATCAAATTCCGCAAATACGAGACCTTGGATGTCAGCGTCGGCTTCTCGAAGTGGTCCTTCAGCTTGTCCCATGCTTCACGAGCCGTGGTCGTCTGTTTGATGAAGCCATGCTGGTTGCTCCATCATTACACCGATCGTCGCTCGTGCTCGTTGGTCCCCGTACTTCCAGGCTTCGATTTCGGTTTCGTTTCCCTGGACATGTTCCGTCGCAGCCCGTGCTTCTGGTATCTTCCCGGTGACATACTTCCAGAGGTCCTCCCGGATTCAGCTCGGTGCTGAACTTCCAGCTGCTGTAATTCGATTTATTCAGCTTCGGAACTTGAATTTTCTccatttcaaatagcttgaggaaaaattttttctttcgttGTTGACTGGTAACTAGGCAACGTAAGctcctgggcccataacctcttGGGAGTAGAAGTAAGAAAGTACAACCTGCTCGGTTGGTGGTCTAACAGTAACTAATTATATATTTCTAACTAATTTTacattataataaaatcatggcATGCTACACATCGCACTTGCTATCTTCATGCTTCAAcactctaagagcaagttcactggtgttgggaaaaagtggtagaaattttgacacttgtggctcgttttgaaaactttaccattcaaaaacattttcaagatcttcaaTTTAGTTCGGCCTTcagttttttacaacacgtgttctagtttcgcatgctgtgatgcaaaaatagctcgaTTTCTACCACATAtgactgaaatagaaacagtgatgtaaaaaaatacaacaccacaatttttcatggtaaaattttcaaaatgtcaaaatttctaatacttattcccaacaccagtgaacttgctctaatcaTAGTCTaaaggaacaaaataaaaagttgtatgaatgccttttgccaagcaacaaatcggaatgttctcatttattgcgacaaacttcgcttactcaaaaatggataaatccatcatgagcgtgtatttcatttagagaaacgtcaaaagaaGCTGTGATACAAGGTCTCATAAAACCATTTTGAACTgttaattcaaattgttttattacatcattttttataaactgcataaaaaaattttaaaactctttaACAACTGTCTTaagatttttaatgttaactTACTGAACGTTCGTTTATAATATTATAATACTTAAAGATAATATTATAAcactaaaaactagacattttcaacgaatttgacaatgtttgcggtactatttgttgtataggtaatgatttcaatgcaaaacaaaaattacatcatTTGAGTAAATAAATATGTCACTTAAattattatgttttaaataaaaaaaatctttaaatgtgGCCAACTTAGATTTTCTTTGAGGCACGCTTATGTTTTGATGCTTTTTCGTgtatatttcaccagaaatctgaggttgcaggaagtttcatgctgtaatattgtgaaaatg containing:
- the LOC129760114 gene encoding cathepsin B-like, with product ANLDIPEEFDARTHWPNCTSIGDVRDQGCCGSASVVASVSVMSDRWCVNLPTKDNFNFGEFELLCRKRGREKVCNGADTDDVWHYWIEKGLGSGSPYGQKGACHSYPFTTCNGFEKPKEPYCVNLCRDRRYGRSLYGIWHSEEAIKAEILRHGPVLASFNVYADFSSYKTGVYKRVTGAISGTHLLRIIGWGVEDGVKYWLAANSWGANWGIGGFVKFARGSNECGIESNVLAGLPDYERHERSNSSY